A window of the Arachis duranensis cultivar V14167 chromosome 5, aradu.V14167.gnm2.J7QH, whole genome shotgun sequence genome harbors these coding sequences:
- the LOC107490912 gene encoding putative phospholipid-transporting ATPase 9, which produces MRKGTTRKLRNLRLSKIYTFACGKKSLLNEEHSRIGSPGFSRVVVLNEASESSENASGNNNNNQQYADNVVRSTKYTVANFLPKSLFEQFRRVANFFFLVTGVLSFTKLAPYTAVSAILPLIVVITATMVKEGIEDMRRKKQDIEVNNRIVEVHKGDGVFECTEWKNLKVGDIVKVEKDEFFPADLLLLSSSYEDAVCYVETMNLDGETNLKLKQGLEVTCSLTEDNLSDFRASIKCEDPNANLYTFVGSIEFKEQVYALSPQQLLLRDSKLRNTDYIFGAVIFTGHDTKVIQNSVSPPSKRSKIERKMDRVIYFMFLILFLMALVGSVFFGIETKQDLNNNVMKRWYLRPDDSTIFFDPKRAPAAAFFHCLTALMLYSFFIPISLYVSIEVVKVLQSIFINQDILMYHEETDKPAHAITSNLNEELGQVHTILSDKTGTLTCNSMEFIKCSIAGVAYGRGVTEVEKAMNRRNGLEFDDLRNSPDRKAPIKGFNFTDERIMDGNWVNEPHANVIRNFFRLLAICHTAIPEINEDTGNISYEAESPDEAAFVIAAKELGFEFYKRTQTSLSIFELDPVSQEKVKRTYMLLHVLEFNSTRKRMSVIVKDEKGRILLLCKGADSVMFERLANNGRKFEEKILEHVHEYADAGLRTLILAFRELDEEEYKEFQDKFTEAKNSVSADRETMIEEVSDNIERNMILLGATAIEDKLQHGVPNCIDKLSQAGIKIWVLTGDKMETAINIGFACSLLREGMTQIIIHLDTPEIRSLEKVGDKREIFKASRKSIQRQLSQGAQQIAAASGTPEQAFALIIDGKSLTYALEDDMKDLLLDLATKCASVICCRSSPKQKALVTRLVKSRTGKTTLAIGDGANDVGMLQEADIGIGISGVEGMQAVMSSDVAIAQFCYLERLLLVHGHWCYRRISSMICYFFYKNITFGFTLFLFEVHASFSGEPAYNDWFLSLYNVFFSSLPVIALGVFDQDVSARFCLRFPMLYREGVENILFSWRRILSWMLNGFISSIIIFFFCTKAMEIQAFDEGGRTAGRDILGATMYTCVVWVVNLQMALAVNYFTLIQHVLIWGSIVIWYIFLLTYGAMASSFSGNAYHVFVETLAPTPCYWLLIFFVVITTLVPYFTFSALQMRFFPMYHEIVQWLRHKGKTNDPEFCAMVRQSSLRPTTVGSTARRAAKTNSLRGSFTDHR; this is translated from the exons ATGAGGAAGGGTACTACTAGAAAATTAAGAAATCTACGTCTGAGCAAGATCTACACTTTCGCATGTGGTAAGAAATCATTACTGAATGAAGAACATTCTCGAATTGGAAGTCCTGGCTTTTCAAGGGTGGTTGTATTGAATGAGGCTTCAGAGAGCTCTGAGAATGCTTCTgggaacaacaataacaaccaGCAGTATGCAGATAATGTTGTGAGATCCACAAAGTATACTGTTGCAAATTTCTTACCCAAGTCACTATTTGAGCAGTTTAGGAGAGTTGCaaacttctttttcttggtcaCTGGTGTATTGTCCTTTACCAAGCTTGCGCCTTATACAGCTGTCAGTGCCATTCTGCCCTTGATTGTTGTCATTACTGCAACAATGGTCAAAGAAGGTATTGAAGATATGCGTCGCAAAAAGCAG GATATTGAGGTGAACAATAGAATAGTGGAAGTGCATAAAGGGGATGGAGTTTTTGAATGTACTGAGTGGAAGAACCTAAAGGTGGGTGACATAGTTAAGGTTGAAAAGGATGAGTTCTTCCCTGCAGACCTACTACTTCTTTCATCAAGTTATGAGGATGCAGTTTGTTATGTTGAGACCATGAACTTAGATGGAGAAACAAACTTGAAGTTGAAACAAGGCTTGGAAGTAACTTGCTCCTTAACAGAAGACAACTTGAGTGATTTCAGAGCTTCAATCAAATGTGAAGACCCCAATGCAAACTTGTATACATTTGTTGGAAGCATTGAGTTTAAGGAGCAAGTTTATGCACTTTCTCCCCAGCAGCTTCTCCTAAGAGATTCTAAACTGCGCAACACGGACTACATATTTGGAGCTGTCATCTTCACCGGTCATGACACAAAGGTTATCCAAAACTCGGTTTCTCCACCTTCCAAGAGAAGCAAGATCGAGAGGAAGATGGATCGGGTtatctatttcatgttcttaATCTTGTTCCTAATGGCACTTGTTGGATCAGTTTTCTTTGGCATTGAAACTAAACAGGACTTGAACAATAATGTGATGAAAAGATGGTATCTAAGGCCAGATGATTCTACAATTTTCTTTGATCCGAAAAGAGCACCTGCTGCTGCTTTCTTCCATTGTTTAACAGCCTTAATGTTATACAGCTTCTTTATTCCGATCTCATTGTATGTATCCATCGAAGTTGTTAAGGTCCTTCAGAGCATTTTCATAAACCAAGATATCCTAATGTATCATGAAGAAACAGACAAGCCAGCTCATGCCATTACTTCCAACTTGAATGAGGAACTTGGCCAAGTTCACACAATTCTTTCTGATAAAACTGGAACTCTGACTTGCAATTCAATGGAGTTCATCAAATGTTCTATTGCCGGAGTCGCTTATGGTCGTGGAGTCACAGAGGTGGAGAAGGCCATGAACAGAAGAAATGGTTTAGAATTTGATGACTTAAGAAACTCTCCTGATAGAAAGGCACCAATCAAAGGTTTTAATTTTACAGATGAAAGGATCATGGATGGAAATTGGGTTAATGAGCCTCATGCAAATGTTATCCGGAATTTCTTTCGATTATTGGCAATTTGTCATACAGCTATACCAGAAATTAATGAAGACACAGGAAATATCTCTTATGAAGCTGAATCTCCAGATGAAGCAGCATTCGTCATTGCGGCCAAAGAACTTGGCTTTGAATTCTACAAAAGGACTCAGACTAGTTTATCAATCTTTGAGTTGGATCCTGTTTCTCAAGAAAAAGTTAAAAG GACATACATGCTTCTCCATGTTTTAGAATTCAATAGCACAAGAAAGCGAATGTCAGTCATAGTAAAAGATGAAAAGGGAAGAATTTTGCTACTTTGTAAAGGTGCTGACAG TGTCATGTTTGAAAGACTTGCAAACAATGGAAGAAAGTTTGAAGAGAAAATCTTGGAACATGTACATGAGTATGCCGATGCAGGTTTGAGGACATTGATACTAGCGTTCCGCGAGCTTGATGAAGAAGAATACAAGGAGTTTCAAGATAAATTTACCGAAGCAAAAAATTCAGTTTCAGCAGATCGAGAAACAATGATTGAGGAAGTATCAGATAACATCGAGAGGAATATGATTCTACTTGGTGCCACTGCAATAGAGGACAAGCTCCAACACGGG GTTCCGAATTGCATTGACAAGCTTTCTCAAGCAGGAATTAAAATCTGGGTTTTGACAGGGGATAAAATGGAGACTGCCATCAATATTGG TTTTGCTTGTAGTTTACTTAGAGAAGGAATGACGCAAATCATAATTCATTTGGATACTCCAGAAATTCGATCACTAGAGAAGGTTGGAGATAAGAGAGAAATTTTCAAG GCTTCAAGAAAAAGTATTCAGCGTCAACTATCACAAGGTGCTCAACAAATTGCAGCTGCTAGTGGAACCCCTGAGCAAGCATTTGCTCTAATTATTGATggcaaatcacttacttatgcTTTAGAGGATGATATGAAGGACTTGCTTCTGGATTTAGCAACTAAATGTGCATCTGTTATTTGTTGTCGCTCATCGCCAAAACAGAAAGCATTG GTGACCAGACTTGTAAAATCTAGAACCGGTAAAACTACGTTAGCTATTGGAGATGGAGCTAATGATGTGGGAATGCTTCAAGAAGCGGACATAGGGATTGGAATCAGTGGTGTTGAAGGAATGCAG GCTGTTATGTCCAGTGATGTTGCAATTGCACAGTTTTGTTATTTGGAACGACTACTTCTTGTGCATGGACATTGGTGTTACCGAAGAATCTCATCAATG ATATGTTATTTCTTTTACAAGAATATCACATTTGGCTTCACTTTATTCTTGTTTGAGGTCCATGCGTCATTTTCTGGAGAACCTGCATATAATGATTGGTTTTTGTCTCTGTATAATGTCTTTTTTTCGTCACTTCCAGTCATTGCCCTTGGGGTCTTTGACCAGGATGTATCAGCCCGGTTTTGTTTGAGG TTTCCTATGTTGTATCGAGAAGGTGTAGAAAACATCCTCTTTAGCTGGCGTCGAATACTTAGTTGGATGCTTAATGGATTTATTAGCTCCATAATAATTTTCTTCTTCTGCACAAAAGCTATGGAGATTCAAGCCTTTGATGAAGGAGGAAGAACTGCAGGAAGAGATATACTAGGAGCAACAATGTACACTTGTGTGGTTTGGGTAGTAAACCTGCAAATGGCACTTGCTGTAAATTACTTCACCCTGATTCAACATGTTTTAATATGGGGCTCCATTGTTATCTGGTATATCTTCCTCCTTACCTATGGAGCAATGGCCTCATCGTTTTCTGGAAACGCTTACCATGTCTTTGTTGAAACTCTGGCTCCCACTCCATGCTATTGGCTGTTGATATTTTTTGTGGTAATCACAACACTTGTACCATACTTCACTTTCTCAGCACTACAGATGCGATTCTTTCCCATGTATCATGAAATAGTGCAGTGGTTGAGGCACAAAGGAAAGACGAATGATCCCGAGTTTTGCGCTATGGTGCGGCAAAGTTCATTGAGGCCCACAACTGTTGGATCAACGGCACGCAGAGCGGCCAAGACTAACAGCCTTAGAGGCAGCTTCACTGACCATAGAtga
- the LOC107490911 gene encoding probable calcium-binding protein CML15, with product MANLHSEQINQLHDIFNRFDTDSDGSLTHLELAALLRSLGIKPTGDQLHALLTNMDNNGNGYIEFDELVHALLPDLNEHVLINQEQLTELFRSFDKDGNGYITAAELASTMAKMGHPLTYPELSDMMAEADSNGDGVISFNEFAGIMAKSASNFFAC from the coding sequence ATGGCCAACCTCCATTCCGAGCAGATCAATCAGCTGCACGACATCTTCAATCGCTTTGACACCGACTCCGATGGAAGCCTCACCCACCTAGAGCTCGCCGCCCTCCTTCGATCTCTCGGCATCAAACCCACCGGCGATCAACTCCATGCCTTACTTACCAACATGGACAACAATGGCAATGGATATATAGAATTTGATGAGCTTGTTCATGCCTTATTACCTGATTTGAATGAGCATGTCCTAATCAATCAAGAACAACTCACCGAGTTGTTTCGATCATTTGATAAAGACGGAAATGGCTACATTACCGCCGCAGAACTTGCCAGCACCATGGCGAAAATGGGCCATCCGTTAACTTACCCTGAGCTTTCCGATATGATGGCCGAAGCTGATAGCAATGGTGACGGTGTTATTAGTTTCAATGAGTTTGCAGGAATCATGGCAAAGTCAGCTTCTAATTTTTTTGCGTGTTAA